Proteins from a single region of Sphingopyxis sp. BSN-002:
- the ispH gene encoding 4-hydroxy-3-methylbut-2-enyl diphosphate reductase: MTRASGSETAEQSSELKVLVAAPRGFCAGVDRAIRIVELALDRYGAPVYVRHEIVHNRYVVESLKAKGAIFVESLDQVPDGVPVVFSAHGVPKAVPAKAEARGLDYIDATCPLVSKVHRQAERANEAGRHIIFVGHAGHPEVIGTLGQLPEGAMTLVESVDDVAALAPPDPEMLSFLTQTTLSVDDTRDIIAALQHRFPSISGPRGEDICYATSNRQDAVKAIAGRCDRMIVIGAPNSSNSLRLVEVAERLGTPAHLVQRGTDVDPDWLRDIGTLGITAGASAPETLVREVIDAVAAHRAIVEDVVVTAEENMVFKLPRGLEAA; this comes from the coding sequence ATGACCCGCGCGTCAGGCAGCGAAACGGCAGAACAAAGCTCGGAACTGAAGGTTTTGGTGGCCGCGCCGCGCGGCTTTTGCGCCGGGGTCGACCGGGCGATCCGCATCGTCGAGCTTGCGCTCGACCGTTACGGCGCGCCGGTCTATGTCCGCCACGAAATCGTCCACAACCGTTACGTGGTTGAATCGCTGAAGGCCAAGGGCGCGATTTTCGTCGAATCGCTCGATCAGGTTCCCGACGGCGTGCCCGTCGTCTTCAGCGCCCATGGCGTGCCGAAAGCGGTTCCCGCCAAGGCCGAGGCCCGCGGGCTCGACTATATCGACGCAACCTGCCCGCTGGTGTCGAAGGTGCATCGCCAGGCCGAACGCGCGAATGAGGCCGGCCGCCACATCATCTTCGTCGGCCATGCGGGCCACCCCGAAGTGATCGGAACGCTGGGCCAGCTTCCCGAAGGCGCGATGACCCTTGTCGAATCGGTCGACGACGTTGCTGCGCTCGCCCCGCCCGATCCCGAAATGCTTTCCTTCCTGACGCAGACGACATTGTCGGTCGACGATACCCGCGACATCATCGCCGCGCTGCAGCACCGCTTTCCTTCGATCAGCGGACCGCGCGGCGAAGACATCTGCTACGCGACGTCGAACCGGCAGGATGCAGTGAAGGCCATCGCCGGTCGCTGCGACCGGATGATCGTCATCGGCGCCCCGAACAGCTCGAACAGCCTGCGCCTCGTCGAGGTCGCCGAGCGGCTCGGCACGCCGGCGCATCTTGTCCAGCGCGGCACGGACGTAGACCCCGACTGGCTGCGCGACATCGGCACGCTGGGCATTACCGCCGGCGCCAGCGCCCCGGAAACGCTGGTGCGCGAGGTCATCGACGCGGTCGCGGCGCATCGCGCGATCGTCGAAGACGTCGTTGTCACGGCCGAAGAGAATATGGTGTTCAAGCTGCCGCGCGGGCTCGAAGCCGCCTGA
- the thrB gene encoding homoserine kinase has product MAVYTHVDPDDLAALVARYDIGTVTSCKGIAEGVENSNFLLETTGGRFILTLYEKRVSEDDLPFFVDLLDHLASRECPVPAMIEDRSGCAIQTISGRAACIIQFLPGISLTHPTPGQCEATGAALGAMHRAVADFGGSRENSMGRRHWNGVAEAAGNLDVVIPGLQATVDAELAFLDAHWPAGLPAHVIHADLFPDNVLMLGETVTGLIDFYFAATDYRAYDVAVTHASWTFSDDGKQCDTERARALMRGYAGAIALDDAEIAALPLLARGASLRFLLTRAHDWVHTPADALVTRKDPAPFLNRLRRYQADDAASLFAA; this is encoded by the coding sequence ATGGCAGTCTATACGCACGTCGACCCGGACGATCTTGCCGCGCTCGTTGCCCGTTACGACATCGGGACGGTGACCTCCTGCAAGGGGATCGCCGAAGGCGTCGAAAACAGCAATTTCCTGCTCGAGACGACTGGCGGCCGGTTCATCCTGACGCTCTATGAAAAGCGCGTGAGCGAGGACGACCTGCCCTTCTTCGTCGACCTGCTCGATCATCTCGCCAGCCGCGAATGCCCGGTTCCAGCGATGATCGAAGACCGAAGCGGCTGCGCCATCCAGACGATTTCAGGCCGCGCGGCGTGCATCATCCAGTTCCTGCCGGGCATCTCGCTCACCCATCCGACGCCGGGCCAATGCGAAGCAACCGGGGCCGCACTCGGCGCGATGCATCGGGCGGTCGCCGACTTCGGCGGATCGCGCGAGAACAGCATGGGACGTCGGCATTGGAACGGCGTCGCGGAAGCCGCAGGCAATCTGGACGTCGTGATTCCGGGATTGCAGGCGACCGTCGATGCCGAGCTGGCCTTCCTCGACGCACACTGGCCCGCCGGCCTTCCCGCGCATGTCATCCATGCCGACCTGTTTCCCGACAATGTCCTGATGCTCGGCGAAACGGTGACGGGGCTGATCGACTTCTATTTCGCGGCGACCGACTACCGGGCCTATGACGTTGCGGTGACCCATGCTTCGTGGACATTTTCGGACGACGGGAAGCAGTGCGACACTGAACGCGCAAGGGCATTGATGCGTGGCTATGCGGGCGCGATCGCGCTTGACGACGCCGAAATCGCGGCGCTGCCGTTGCTCGCGCGCGGCGCCTCGCTGCGCTTCCTGCTGACGCGCGCGCACGACTGGGTTCACACGCCCGCCGATGCGCTGGTAACCCGCAAGGACCCCGCGCCTTTCCTGAATCGCCTGCGCCGCTATCAGGCAGACGACGCCGCAAGCCTGTTCGCAGCATGA
- the rnhA gene encoding ribonuclease HI — MTEGRTVIVATDGACKGNPGPGGWGAVLRWGDVVKTLSGGEPDTTNNRMELMAAIEALAALKRSCNVELSTDSVYVRDGITKWVFGWQKNGWKTAAKKPVANADLWQRLVAEAKRHKIEWLWVKGHAGHGDNEIADKLASDAALEVARAR; from the coding sequence ATGACCGAAGGCAGAACCGTGATCGTCGCCACTGACGGCGCGTGCAAGGGCAATCCGGGTCCCGGCGGCTGGGGCGCGGTCCTGCGCTGGGGCGATGTCGTGAAGACGCTATCGGGTGGCGAACCCGACACCACGAACAACCGGATGGAACTGATGGCGGCGATCGAGGCGCTCGCGGCGCTCAAGCGATCGTGCAACGTCGAGCTGTCGACCGACAGCGTCTATGTTCGCGACGGCATCACCAAATGGGTATTCGGCTGGCAGAAGAACGGCTGGAAGACGGCGGCGAAAAAGCCCGTTGCCAACGCCGACCTCTGGCAACGCCTCGTTGCCGAGGCGAAACGGCACAAGATCGAATGGCTGTGGGTCAAGGGCCACGCAGGACACGGCGACAATGAAATCGCCGACAAGCTCGCGAGCGATGCAGCGCTCGAAGTGGCGCGGGCGCGCTAG
- a CDS encoding DUF1508 domain-containing protein: MAHYFEIKKNKGGEFVAYFKYNSETIFWTEGYSSKASAVNAIESIKKNGPGAETREAE; encoded by the coding sequence ATGGCCCATTATTTCGAGATCAAGAAGAACAAGGGCGGCGAATTTGTCGCCTATTTCAAGTATAATAGCGAGACGATCTTCTGGACCGAAGGCTATTCGAGCAAAGCCTCCGCGGTGAACGCCATCGAGTCGATCAAGAAGAACGGTCCGGGCGCGGAAACCCGCGAAGCCGAATGA